In Plasmodium gaboni strain SY75 chromosome 11, whole genome shotgun sequence, the following proteins share a genomic window:
- a CDS encoding subtilisin-like protease 2, translating into MLNTIYVISLILIKFIFYNDCNNNNFLSSIELYNYKLRKKNRILNNKINDKKSFLSDLEQNYKPLFDIYEISANFEKRRKELEKKTNEDGNENENENKNKIQNKNKKEDQNINQYELEKEYKDVINLLELSLSSQSKDPNTSVSNNDNSGNNENNIDKSNNNNSSNYKSSKSLDELIKDAILKLKENPNIKNKNNLDYDKIFKIIKQKASNNNSANNNIKRDDNEKSKEEKKESNNIPTKVEVKKDVINSQLNKDVPTKKEIKNDMINKKSNDEHISNEGKSNSHNNFKTSKNEGDIITKKYDHYTIVTNSKDILNDISIDASDISKNSIGGINIPFNENNNSSFTHQRYIVLSNNGEKKYKIVLMTKNPKFMDMDGIYEEGEKKESLIELNQKINKQENTNLYDGTGTLYYGKKSKKEKENTQQKGGNDQNEDISHHNNNNNNIMNDDKMDNNNNNNNNNEESPSMFRRFINFLSFSSSENETKDTLIYNAKNDKAQQNKKQQNGKNNHNNDLNNNNRILLNVDKLVDQYLLNLKNNYTSKQELILVLKGDLDLHSENMNTIIKNAKQNLEKYFKEHFKNIDKITYDISTPINFLCIFIPTVFDMNNMDLLKEALLILHNDLHEYVENWSFSSTYHTYEADYIKEQDYVDDDKVPKKKFIKASKKLYNNKYSFLTKFLSIEPIMLFAKKLNSRRTNIEKEILNFLPKELRDYSTWNLSIIRVFNAWFLAGYGNKNVKVCVVDSGADVNHVDLNGNLYIPDYNEKYEMTEDFYNFMVKNPTDTSGHGTHVTGIIGGVANDLGVVGVAPNITLISLRFIDGKKYGGSFHAIKALNVCILNKAPIINASWGSSHFDVNLHIAVERLKYTLNGKGSVLIAASGNKSNDNDISPLYPATYTFPHVYSVASISRNFEISPFSNYGHKSVHILAPGHHIYSTIPNNSYKIFTGTSMAAPHVCGVSALVYSVCYNQGFIPQAEEVLDILTRTSIKIISTKKRTINDSLVNAEGAVLTTLLGGLWMQMDCYFVKFNLDKGKKKHIPVVFSAYKKGVYETDIVIAIIPFDGQSKIYGEIHIPIKIVTDVNIPNFKESPQRGKTYNIDANEAQHDEVLSYICENALYNLYEYDGHYLFASVMLFFLALISIFVGVIYMKSRKHSNDKCSKHLMRSSYIPEMDDAKEETQQLQQERRQYFRELFGEDMKKNYDQNFVQDFGDDFGQDFRQNFKLGSSPDLKQDSYIDFQNKVQEPERKTVKIIINNFEDRKKETKRRLMKGLNYNGENGKKQDYTNDSISSNIKNFKFSNNTTMKKSTNKNEDVKITSDDNVNKAMNQLDDMFMK; encoded by the exons ATGCTGAATACTATTTATGTGATTTCCttgatattaataaaatttatcttttataatgattgtaataataataattttttaagtagtatagaattatataattataaactaaggaagaaaaataggattctaaataataaaataaatgataagAAATCCTTTTTGTCTGATTTAGAACAAAATTACAAACCGTTATTTGacatatatgaaatatCAGCCAATTTTGAGAAAAGGAGAAAAGAgttagaaaaaaaaacaaacGAAGATGgaaatgaaaatgaaaatgaaaataaaaataaaattcaaaataaaaataaaaaagaagatcaaaatataaatcaatATGAGTTAGAGAAAGAATATAAAGATGTCATAAATTTATTAGAATTAAGCTTAAGTTCTCAAAGTAAGGATCCAAATACTAGTGTAAgtaataatgataattctggaaataatgaaaataatatagacAAATCAAATAACAATAATTCTTCGAATTATAAAAGTTCTAAATCTCTTGATGAATTAATTAAGGATGCAATACTCAAATTAAAAGAGAATccaaatattaaaaataaaaataatttggattatgataaaatatttaaaataattaaacAAAAAGCGAGCAATAATAATTCAgctaataataatataaaaagggatgataatgaaaaatcaaaagaggaaaaaaaagaaagcAATAATATACCTACAAAAGTGGAAGTGAAAAAAGATGTCATAAATAGTCAACTAAATAAAGATGTACCAACAAAgaaagaaattaaaaatgatatgataaataaaaaaagtaatgATGAGCATATTTCTAATGAAGGAAAATCGAATTctcataataattttaaaacatCAAAGAATGAAGGagatataataacaaaaaaatatgacCATTATACTATAGTAACCAATTCTAAggatatattaaatgatatttCTATTGATGCTTCAgatatatcaaaaaatagTATAGGAGGTATTAATATACCTTTTAATGAAAACAATAATAGTAGTTTTACTCATCAAAGATATATAGTATTATCAAACAAtggagaaaaaaaatacaaaattGTTTTAATGACAAAGAATCCTAAATTTATGGATATGGATGGTATATATGAGGaaggagaaaaaaaagagtCTCTTATTGAAttaaatcaaaaaataaacaagCAAGAAAATACAAACCTGTATGATGGAACGGGTACATTATATTATGGtaaaaaatcaaaaaaggaaaaagaaaatacaCAACAAAAAGGAGGAAATGACCAGAACGAAGACATAAGTCATcacaataataataataataatattatgaatgACGATAAAAtggataataataataataataataataataatgaagaatCACCAAGTATGTTCAGACgttttataaattttttaagtTTCTCAAGTAGTGAAAATGAAACAAAAGATACGTTAATTTATAATGCCAAAAATGATAAGGCCcaacaaaataaaaaacaacaaaatggtaaaaataatcataataatgaccttaataataataatcgtattttattaaatgttGATAAACTTGTAGATCAATATCTATTAaacttaaaaaataattacaCATCGAAACAAGAATTGATACTTGTACTTAAAGGAGATTTAGATCTTCATTCagaaaatatgaatactattataaaaaatgcaaaacaaaatttagaaaaatattttaaagaaCATTTTAAGAACATAGATAAAATAACCTATGATATATCGACACCCATCAATTTTctttgtatttttataccAACTGTTTTtgatatgaataatatggatTTACTTAAAGAAGCactattaatattacataatGATTTACACGAATATGTTGAAAACTGGAGTTTTTCTAGTACATACCATACATACGAAGCGGATTATATAAAGGAACAAGATTATGTGGATGATGATAAAGTTccaaagaaaaaatttataaaagcaagtaaaaaattatataacaataaatattctttCTTAACTAAATTTTTAAGTATTGAACCAATTATGTTATTTGCTAAAAAGCTAAATTCAAGACGTACAAATattgaaaaagaaatattaaattttttacCTAAGGAATTAAGAGATTATTCCACATGGAATTTATCAATTATTAGAGTTTTCAATGCGTGGTTTTTGGCTGGATATGGGAATAAGAATGTGAAAGTATGTGTAGTTGATTCAGGAGCAGATGTAAATCATGTTGATTTGAATGgtaatttatatattccagattataatgaaaaatatgaaatgACTGAagatttttataatttcatGGTAAAAAATCCTACAGATACTTCAGGTCATGGTACACATGTTACTGGTATTATAGGAGGTGTAGCTAATGATTTAGGTGTAGTAGGTGTAGCTCCTAATATTACATTAATATCATTAAGATTTATTGATGGCAAAAAATATGGTGGAAGTTTTCATGCAATTAAGGCTTTAaatgtatgtatattaaataaGGCACCAATTATAAATGCTAGTTGGGGTTCTAGCCATTTCGATGTTAACCTACATATAGCAGTGGAAAGATTAAAGTATACTCTAAATGGAAAGGGAAGTGTGTTAATAGCGGCATCTGGAAATAAAAGTAACGATAATGATATTTCACCTTTATACCCTGCCACATATACATTTCCTCATGTTTATAG TGTGGCCTCCATTAGCAGAAATTTTGAAATTTCTCCCTTCTCAAATTATGGACACAAGAGTGTGCACATTTTAGCCCCAGGTCATCACATATACTCGACTATCCCAAATAACTCATACAAGATCTTTACAGGTACCTCTATGGCTGCTCCTCATGTATGTGGTGTAAGTGCTTTAGTATATTCAGTTTGTTATAATCAAGGTTTTATTCCTCAAGCAGAAGAGGTGTTAGATATATTAACAAGGACATctattaaaataatttctACAAAGAAAAGAACGATAAATGACAGTTTAGTTAATGCAGAGGGGGCAGTTTTGACTACTTTATTAGGAGGGTTATGGATGCAAATGGATTGTTATTTTgttaaatttaatttagATAAAGGCAAGAAAAAGCATATTCCTGTTGTTTTCTCTGCTTACAAAAAAGGAGTATATGAAACAGATATCGTTATAGCTATTATACCTTTTGATGGGCAATCCAAAATATATGGAGAAATTCATATTCCTATAAAAATTGTAACAGATGTAAATATTCCGAATTTCAAGGAATCTCCACAAAGAGgaaaaacatataatatagatgCTAATGAAGCACAGCATGATGAAGTCCTTTCTTATATCTGTGAAAATgctttatataatttgtatGAATATGATGGTCATTATTTGTTCGCTTCTGTCatgttattttttctaGCATTAATATCTATATTTGTTGGGgtgatatatatgaagTCGCGTAAACATAGTAATGACAAATGTTCTAAACATCTAATGAGAAGTAGTTATATACCAGAAATGGATGATGCTAAGGAAGAAACACAACAACTACAACAAGAAAGGAGACAATATTTCAGAGAATTATTTGGAGAAGATatgaaaaagaattatGATCAGAATTTTGTACAAGATTTTGGTGACGATTTTGGTCAAGATTTTAGACAAAATTTCAAGCTGGGTTCAAGTCCAGACTTAAAACAAGATTCTTATATAGATTTTCAAAATAAGGTACAGGAACCTGAAAGGAAAACcgtaaaaataattattaataacTTTGAAGATAGAAAGAAAGAGACCAAAAGAAGACTAATGAAGGgattaaattataatggTGAAAATGGAAAGAAACAGGATTATACTAATGACAGTATTAGCagtaatataaaaaattttaaattctCAAACAATACAACAATGAAAAAAAGTACTAATAAAAATGAGGACGTGAAAATAACATCTGACGATAATGTTAATAAGGCAATGAATCAACTTGATGATATGTTTATgaaatga
- a CDS encoding putative mitochondrial ribosomal protein S9 precursor — protein MIGIRALRNDIFKNIKENINKGFFFQYIHNYSTQNEISKKPKKDYILSLDEALYLSKELGIKTTTEIQRIIMRSPPFSPDTSPFVIENFFSSEGQENGSEELSQIDKKIMELETTKQEKEEDEINQGDFCSSNIKINECANKYNDSIINKILIDNFNKKRVKTFWHDNNEWLEESEGIGTNKRSCAYVYIKRGSGIIKINGNEDLYIRWPYFYNRMDVLEPFYVTNTACVFDVFIKLKGGGISGQSKAARLAVGRALLNACPHIYNELKQHDILYEDMRQKFPKMPGRKKSRAMKQWSKR, from the coding sequence aTGATAGGAATAAGAGCCTTAAGAAATgacatttttaaaaatatcaaggaaaatattaataaagGATTTTTTTTCCAATACATACATAATTATTCTACACAAAATGAAATAAGCAAAAAACCTAAAAAggattatattttatcattagATGAAGCATTGTATTTATCTAAAGAGTTGGGAATTAAGACAACTACAGAAATCCaaagaattattatgaGGTCCCCACCATTTTCTCCAGATACAAGTCCATTCGTTattgaaaattttttttctagTGAAGGACAAGAAAATGGATCAGAGGAATTATCTCAGattgataaaaaaattatggAATTAGAAACAACAAAACAAGAAAAAGAGGAAGATGAAATAAATCAAGGTGATTTTTGTTCTAGTAACATAAAAATCAATGAATGTgcaaataaatataatgattctataataaataaaatattaatagataattttaataagaAAAGAGTAAAGACCTTTTGGcatgataataatgaatgGTTAGAGGAATCTGAAGGTATTGGGACAAATAAAAGATCATGTgcatatgtatatataaaaagagGTTCAGgtattattaaaataaatggTAATGAGGATTTATATATACGATGGCCTTATTTCTATAACAGAATGGATGTGTTAGAACCATTTTATGTTACCAATACTGCTTGTGTATTTgatgtttttataaaattaaaaggAGGAGGAATAAGTGGACAATCAAAAGCAGCACGATTAGCTGTAGGAAGAGCATTATTAAATGCATGtccacatatatataatgaacTAAAACAAcatgatatattatatgagGATATGAGACAGAAATTTCCTAAAATGCCTGGAAGGAAAAAATCCAGAGCCATGAAGCAATGGTCcaaaagatga